One window from the genome of Cryptomeria japonica chromosome 6, Sugi_1.0, whole genome shotgun sequence encodes:
- the LOC131036277 gene encoding cold-responsive protein kinase 1: protein MEIFHQEALLLAVLFLAIAGADPEANLLQDGCSDVKSTNVTLFQQNLNTTLKSLLQAVASSGFATNESVTGTDPVYGLAQCRQDKNSSDCVACITVAEKQIRNCSNVSGGRTIYDGCFLRYESSNFYTQSTADGNEQICGDETVSNGSNSFSATAQSLISDLCIVTPKTGDLFAAQSRKDASNTTIYGLAWCLKSVGEEGCKECLTVAQTNIANCFPRSEGRAVDVGCSLRYATYSFYSANATTDLAQYVSSGSKVSSRVWIIIVVVGTVIVIAILISLFLFRRRLLTYFRRPPERQVNTETATELRGPVDFDYKALRKATNNFAPENKIGEGGFGQVYKGTLKNGKVIAGKKLTLNQSARAIAEFESEVKLVSNIHHRNLVRLLGCCKQGPERLLIYEYMSKSSLDRILFGESEKTLTWQERFNIILGTARGLAYLHEDFHVCIIHRDIKSSNILLDETLQAKIADFGLARLLPGSRSHLTTRTAGTLGYTAPEYAIHGQLTEKADTYSFGVVVLELITGRKSIDLKQPPEMEYLLEWLWKRYESGNILSVVDKRMEKEEVYNEEEILKVLKLALLCIQASVVDRPSMSQVVAMLVSGTDVDYRKPLQPAFVGVGNRIRGEHYSSVSGSSQSNATITESLNAR, encoded by the exons ATGGAGATTTTTCATCAAGAGGCCCTGTTATTAGCGGTCTTGTTTCTGGCCATTGCAGGAGCTGATCCAGAGGCTAATCTCTTGCAGGATGGATGCAGTGACGTCAAAAGCACCAACGTTACACTCTTTCAACAAAATTTGAATACCACTTTGAAATCTCTGCTTCAAGCGGTTGCTTCATCTGGTTTTGCTACAAATGAGTCGGTCACTGGAACAGATCCAGTTTATGGCCTTGCCCAGTGCAGACAGGACAAGAATTCATCTGATTGCGTTGCCTGTATCACTGTCGCAGAGAAGCAAATTCGAAATTGCTCTAATGTTTCTGGGGGAAGAACAATCTATGACGGCTGTTTTCTGCGCTACGAGAGCAGCAATTTTTATACACAGAGTACTGCAGATGGAAATGAACAGATTTGTGGTGACGAAACAGTCAGTAATGGGAGCAATTCATTTTCTGCAACAGCTCAAAGTTTGATAAGCGATCTGTGCATTGTGACTCCGAAGACGGGTGATTTGTTTGCGGCGCAGTCTAGGAAAGATGCGTCGAATACGACCATCTATGGGCTTGCTTGGTGTTTGAAATCTGTTGGTGAAGAAGGATGTAAGGAGTGCCTCACAGTAGCACAGACGAATATTGCCAATTGTTTTCCTCGATCGGAAGGACGTGCTGTGGACGTTGGCTGCTCTTTGCGTTATGCTACTTACTCTTTCTATTCGGCAAACGCCACCACTGATCTTGCACAATATGTGTCTTCAG GGAGTAAAGTTAGCTCTAGAGTGTGGATAATAATTGTGGTTGTGGGAACCGTCATAGTTATTGCTATCTTAATTTCTCTGTTTTTATTTCGGCGGAGACTGTTGACATATTTTAGACGGCCACCGGAGAGACAAG TGAATACTGAAACCGCAACTGAACTCCGCGGACCCGTAGATTTTGATTACAAAGCACTTAGAAAAGCCACCAATAACTTCGCCCCAGAAAACAAGATAGGAGAAGGAGGCTTTGGCCAAGTATATAAG GGTACACTGAAAAATGGCAAAGTCATTGCAGGAAAGAAGTTAACTTTAAACCAATCTGCGCGCGCGATAGCAGAATTCGAAAGCGAAGTAAAGCTGGTATCGAATATTCATCACAGGAATCTGGTGCGCTTGTTGGGATGCTGCAAACAAGGTCCAGAGAGATTGCTTATTTATGAGTATATGTCAAAGAGTAGCCTTGACAGAATATTATTTG GAGAAAGTGAAAAGACACTGACCTGGCAAGAAAGATTTAACATCATATTGGGCACTGCTCGAGGCCTGGCATACCTCCACGAAGATTTTCATGTGTGCATCATCCATCGGGATATTAAATCCAGCAATATATTACTGGACGAAACCCTTCAGGCTAAAATAGCAGACTTCGGACTAGCAAGACTTCTTCCCGGCAGTAGAAGTCATCTTACGACAAGAACTGCAGGAACTCT AGGATACACAGCTCCAGAATACGCCATCCATGGGCAACTGACTGAGAAAGCTGACACCTACAGTTTTGGCGTGGTGGTTCTTGAGCTCATTACCGGGCGGAAAAGCATTGACCTGAAGCAGCCACCTGAAATGGAATATCTGCTAGAATGG CTGTGGAAGCGATACGAATCGGGAAATATCTTGAGTGTGGTGGATAAGAGGATGGAGAAAGAAGAAGTTTATAATGAAGAAGAGATATTGAAGGTGTTAAAGCTTGCACTGTTATGCATACAGGCTTCTGTTGTAGATAGGCCATCAATGTCCCAAGTGGTAGCCATGCTGGTGAGTGGAACAGACGTTGATTACAGAAAACCTTTGCAACCTGCTTTTGTAGGTGTGGGGAATCGAATCCGCGGTGAACATTACAGTTCTGTCTCGGGCTCATCCCAATCGAATGCAACCATTACAGAATCTCTCAATGCTCGTTAG